The DNA region GCTACTAAGTTGCTCAGCAGTTACACCAGATCAAAAGTCTCTATGCAGATGTGGAAGTGAAACAATTAATAGGAATTTAAAACGCTTTAGCCATTATTTGGAGAAGAAGagagtgaatatattttaattaccaACTTGTATATTCAGGATTAGCCTCCCGTCATAGATGTAAGGGAGAGTAGAAACTGGGTGATTTTAGAGGCAGGGTTAACAAACAAACACAATGGGGCAATTGAGTATTCCCTGATAGTCCCTAACAAACGATCACAgacaaaactgagagaaaatatggTCTGCAGTTCAGGGAGGAAAGGCACAGGGAAGCAGATAAACATCTGCTTTGGAGAGAACAAAGGCACGAAAGTTCATCAGGTCTTGTTGCCTTTAGTGAGCTTCTGCTCACTGATTGAGCATTGTTGTTTACTTTTGAACTTTTTGGTTGACTAGTGCATCTTCTtagtttacaatagccaaaagataaTGTGATTTGAGGGATCTACAGAGTCACTACATACAACCTGTTCCCCCAATTTATTCTCAACTCATTGGGGGTGGGGATGCTTAACTTGTGCACTTGACTACATGGTAGGCTACGACACACTTGAAACTTGGAGAAAAATTTAGGCCAAATGTCATTATTAATTGGAGAACTAGACTACCTAATCCCCTGCGTTAGTTTGAATAGGGTGGaattaaataggaagaaataggggcgcctgggtggcgcagtcggttaagcgtccgacttcagccaggtcacgatctcgcggtccgggagttcgagccccgcgtcgggctctgggctgatggctcagagcctggagcctgtttccgattctgtgtctccctctctctctgcccctcccctgttcatgctctgtctctctctgtccccaaaataaataaacgttgaaaaaaaaattaaaaaaataaaaaataaaaaaacctttaaaaaaaataggaagaaataacagGAAAGCTTCATATCTTTATAGGAATTGAAGTCTTCAAGGTGCAGCTCGCGATAGTGATTTTGATGTAATTGTTAGAGATGTACAGACAGAGGTATGTGAGCAGGGAGGCTTCCAGGATCTTTTGCAAGGGTTTTTATTACACTTGTATTTTCAAGAGATTTAAATTTGACCAAGATATTTCAAACTGATGGATGACTTTCATTTAACTTCttcatttcttggtttttctatttgtaaaatgaaaataatatgccATATTTCACCTCACAAGGACACTGAGGTgtgtatgaaaatatttcaggctcggggcgcctgggtggcgcagtcggttaagcgtccgacttcagccaggtcacgatcttgcggtccgtgagttcgagccccgcgtcaggctctgggctgatggctcagagcctggagcctgtttccgattctgtgtctctctctctctctgcccctcccccattcatgctctgtctctctctgtcccaaaaaataaataaacgttgaaaaaaaaaaatttttaaagaaaatatttcaggctcTTTGACTAAAAGACATAAAAGATGGATACATATATGCACTGCTACTTTGGTTTAAAcaatatattgttttcttaattttttttatttaggatAAAGAATCAGAGGTGATGTTTCTAATTTCAGCCATTTTATGCAAAGTTTatataaaagaactaaaacatgttaaaacatttttaatttattttacattgcaGTGGGGAAGGAGCTGCATTTACACACTCTCATCATCATTTGCCTTCTAGACATTCACACCCCCAAGCTCATTCTTCAGCCTCaggtaatatttttgaaaaagccTTGGTTAACTGGGAAATGATTgagaataaatgtaaataaaaatatccagtcttttttttttttttttttgaagtgttacatacacacaaataGGTTGATCTGTTTCTCTGtacttgctttttttaattttttttaatttacatccaaattacttagcatatactgtaacaatgatttcaggagtatattccttagtgccccttacccatttagcccatcccccctcccacaccccctccagtaaccctcagtttgttctccatatttacgagtttcttatgctttgtccccctccctgtttttatattatttttgtttccctttccttatgttcatctgttttgtctcttaaagtcctcatatgagtgaagtcatatgatatttgtctttctctgactaatttcacttagcataataccatccacttccatccatgtagttgcaaatggcaagatttcattctttttgattgccaagtaatactccattgtgtatatatgtgtgtgtgtgtgtgtgtgtgtgtgtgtgtgtgtgtgtgtatacacacgtaccacatcttctttatccgttcatccatcgatggacatttgggctctttccatacttggggtattgttgatagtgctgctataaacatgggggtgcatgtgtcccttcaaaacagcacacctgtatcccctggatgtacttgcttttcttaataaaatgataTCTGCTTCTCCATATATAACTACTTACTTTTTAGTGCTATTAATctgcaaatatttgaaatctgTTAAGTTGctgtaagttaaaattttttacatactttcaatgactttttcttttttgcatttgaaGGAGGAATTAGAAGGTCTTCATCTATGTCCTATGTTGATGGTTTCATAGGGACGTGGCCCAAAGAGAAAAGGTAAACAGAGGgaattatttttagtatattcacattatCAACAAGTGCAGTTTtttgaattgctatattgtatacctgcaactaacgtaacattgtcaactatacttcagtaattaaaaaaagagagaaagaaatgctaATTCTGTTGATAGCTGTTGTTGATAGCCAAGTTGCAGTAGACTTTTAATTAGTACCTAATTTTGAAAAGGGCAATACAGGCAAATGGGGCTAAATTTGTTAAAGGTCGCCTGGTAGCCCTATGCTTACCTTGAGGACAATAGGATTatgagaaatgggaaaagaaaggaagtatcatttcaaataattattaaagGATTACCAAATCATTTCTGGGAGTGTTTAAGGATTTTctctttcaatgttttttttagaTCATCAGTGCATGGAGTTTCGTTTGATATTTCTTTTGATAAAGAAAATACTGTACACAGATCCACTCCAAACCGAGGAATCACTCGTTCTATTAGTAATGAAGGACTTACTCTGAACAATAATCGTGTAtctaaaaatattaggaaaaatttgTCCTTCAAGCCAGTaaatggagaagaggaagcagaaagCATTGAAGAAGAACTTAATACAGACTGTCACAGTGACCTCAAATCTTACATGCCCCTTAATACAAATGAACTAAATTCTAATGAGAATATTCATTATAAGCTTCCAAATGGAGCTTTACAAAACAGAGTACTTCTGGATGAGTTTGGCAATCAGATTGAGACACCAAGCATTGAAGAAGCATTACAAATAATTCATGATACTGAAAAATCTCCCCATACATCTCAGCCAGATCAGATTGCCAATGGCTTCTTTCTTCATAACCAGGAAATGAGTATCCTAAATTCAAACATCAAGCTAAATCAGTCTAGTCCTGATAACATAACTGATACAAAAGGTGCCTTGAGTCCCATAACTGACAATACTGAAGTAGACACTGGAATTCATGTTCCTTCTGAAGACATCCCTGAAACTATGGATGAAGATTCTTCTTTGAGAGATTATACTGTAAGCTTAGACTCTGACATGGACGATGCCTCTAAATTTCTTCAGGATTATGATATTCGAACCTGCAATCCCAGAGAAGCTTTGAGTCCTTGTCCAAGTACTGTAAGTACCAAGTCTCAGCCAGGTAGCAGTGCTTCTTCTAGTTCTGGAGTTAAAATGACCAGCTTTGCAGAACAGAAATTCAGGAAACTGAACCATACTGATGGGAAAAGTAGCGGAAGCAGTTCTCAGAAAACTACACCAGAGGGCTCTGAACTTAATATCCCTCACGTGGTTGCTTGGGGACAAATTCCAGAAGAAACAGGCCTTCCACAAGGACGGGACACTACCCAGCTGTTGGCCTCTGAAATGGTGCATCTCAggatgaaacttgaagaaaaGAGACGTGCTATAGAagcccagaagaagaaaatggaagccGCTTTTACTaaacagaggcagaaaatggGAAGGACAGCATTTCTTACTGTtgtgaaaaagaaaggggaagggattTCCCCTCTTCGAGAGGAAGCAGCCGGTGCAGAAGATGAGAAAGTATATACTGATCgagcaaaagaaaaggatttgcAAAAGGCTAATGGACAGAGGAGTAAGTCTCTGGCAGATATCAAAGAAAGCATGGAGAATCCTCAAGCCAAATGGCTAAAGTCTCCAACCACACCCGTTGATCCAGAGAAGCAGTGGAACCTGGCAAGCCCCTCAGAGGAAACTTTAAACGAAGGCGAGATCTTAGAATATACAAAGTCCATTGAAAAGTTAAATTCATCTCTGCATTTCCTACAACAAGAAATGCAGCGCTTGTCCCTTCAGCAGGAGATGTTAATGCAGATGAGGGAGCAACAGTCCTGGGTGATTTCACCTCCTCAACCCTCTCCACAAAAACAGATTCGAGATTTTAAACCCTCCAGGCAGGCGGGCCTGTCGTCAACCATCGCACCCTTTTCGTCAGACTCCCCCCGTCCTACCCACCCATCTCCACAGTCTTCCAACAGGAAGAGCACATCTTTTTCTGTTAAGAATCAAAGGACTCCTAGgccaaatgaattaaaaataacaccttTGAATCGAACACTGACGCCCCCTCGGTCTGTGGATAGTCTTCCTCGGTTACGGAGGTTTTCACCAAGTCAAGTTCCTATTCAGACTAGGTCGTTTGTGTGTTTTGGGGATGATGGAGAACCTCAGTTAAAGGAATCCAAACctaaggaagaagttaaaaaggaGGAATTGGAACCCAGAGGGACTTTGGGAGAGCATGTACATAacccagaagaaaaggagatCAAGCCTCTTGAGTCCACAGTTTCTGAAGTCCTGTCGCAGCCTATCACAGAGACAGTACGTCTGACACCAAATGAGGACCAGCTGAACCAACCCTCAGAGCCTCCTCCTAAACCTGTTTTCCCACCTGCTGCTCCGAAAAATGTTAATCTGATTGAAGTTTCCCTCTCAGATCTGAAACCTCCTGAAAAGACTGATGTATCCGTTGAAAAATATGATGGAGAAAGTGATAAGGAACAATTTGATGATGACCAGAAAGTATGCTGTGGGTTCTTTTTTAAGGTAATACTAATCTTCCCAGTTTTAGGCATTATCATTAGATGGGTGTAGCTTTTTTCGTTGTAGCCCCTTTTGTTACAAGCTGCCATTAACCCTGAAATACACTTTGGTGCTCCCCTTGGTGGACCATAGTAACATTAAAGCACAGCGAACAGGCCTCCTTTCACCACAGCCACCAGACGTGTGTAGATACACTGTTCTTGCTCCACTGCCTCTCTTGCTCACTTTcacaaaagccttttaaaaaatgttcagctATTTGGATTTCTTCAAAGATTGCCAGTTTGTGAAAAGCACATAACTTGGCATTGTATGTAAGcgtattttaggttttgtttttttcttaattttcaacatctttccttatgtttgtttcttaaaaatctaaaaaaaaaaaaaaaaagattttaaattgaaACAGCAAATCCTACTGGAATAAGAACCCAAGAATATTGAAGTGATTACAACTGCTAATTCTACTTTTGGTTATTTAATATTGGAAATTTGTAACTTATTTTAAAGTTGATCTCAGGGTGATTGCCCTTTATGCctcttttaatgtttagaaaTTTGAACATGAGTCATATTTTGTCTCTTAACCATGTAAAATGACTTTTTTAGTAGAATACGACTATAGACATGATTGGATACAGTTTACTAATTTTGGAGACCCTTGTTACCTTTGTTCCTTGCagagaaaggaacacagaggGGAGGAAATGCTTTAGTGTCCAACGGGCAAACACATCTACACCTTCATTTCCATTCCATCATTTATGTGATAGAACTGTGTAGGTAATTTTTTGGTGCTTTTACTTGAGTTTTCTTTGTTGAGtatatattttaagcaaaattttaatgcagtttttttttttttttaaagatttttaagtaatcacgcccaacgtgggactgctcaaactcactaccctgagatcaagagtcacatgcccttctgactgagccagccaggcgccccaattttaatgcaattttaaaaactgaggggAAACTCCCTACTTTTAAGCTATTTATTAGGGTCCAAAAAAAtcttgtctttatttcctttttatggttgttCTTTGTGAACTTAATAGGTTTTGAAAACATGTAATTAAGTAAGTTTAATTCATTTCTTCCTCCATAATTTCTGCAATGTGTCCATGTACGGTGGGGTTGGAATAGGATAGTTAGTTcatattttcagttataaatgTGACCAcaattgaaaataagaatacaGATGCCTACAACATTTCATGTTTTTCAATGAATTCCTACTTAGGATGatcaaaaagcagaaaatgataTGGCAATGAAACGGGCAGCTTTGTTGGAGAAGCGACTACGGAGGGAGAAGGAGACTCAGCTTCGGAAGCAGCAGCTGGAAGCGGAAATGGAGCataagaaagaagagacaagGTAATAGACAACTGAATTAATGCTGATTTCTGGTGCTTTCTTTTCCCAGAGTATTGGTTGCTTGTACATTTTTATCCTCAGTTTGAGGCATTTCAAAGTAAAGTTCTCCAGAAACGTTGGTTTAAGATAACTTCACTGGTTTTtacacacaaacatattttttttaaagcagtcattTACTAATggtatgtttatgtatattttaacattctAAATTATCTCAAGTATATTTTAACCAAACCATTTTTTCCCAAGGTGCTGAAATATAATAATTCTCCCTTCTCACACCACATACTCTCCAGTGTCTGGTTTCTTTGGTATGCAGAATAAGAAATTTAACCATTTGGTTTCTTAGGCGTAAAACTGAGGAAGAGCGCCAGAAGAAGGAAGACGAGAGAGCACGCAGGGAATTTATCAGACAAGAATATATGAGGCGAAAACAACTGAAGCTGATGGAAGACATGGATACAGTAATTAAACCCCGTCCtcaaatagcaaaacaaaaaaaacagcgtCCCAAATCTATTCATAGAGACCATATCGAATCTCCCAAAACACCAATAAAAGGTCCTCCAGGTAACACAGCTTACCATGAAGAGTCTGTTCATAAAAAAAACACCAGCCTGCTCTGTCATACTAACTCAACTGTGCCTTGGTATGCTCAATTGGATCCGTTATTTGAGATGATGCATGCTCCTTATTTGGAAAACCAAAATGAGCAAAGCAAATGAGCACATTAATGACTTGATGTgttatgtgtgcatgcatatattcAATAGAACACATGTGAATGCTGAAACATGCAATTTAAATACTAACCTAGTAGGGAACTCTGCCCTCAGATATAATCTCTCTGAATTATTAACTACCCTCTCTATACTCGTACATTTAAGGATAAACATTGTGTGCACggaaatatatagaaacacaCTGGTATaataaggaatataaaaacaagagTTCATGAGTCCCTCCTTTAAGACAGAAATGGTCAAACGTCCAAATCTATAATTTTTGGAACTTAGAGAATgtgtcttttcttaaaatttaacatgcatagacatttaaaaaaatttgcactAAAACTAAACACTGTGGAGAATTTTAGAGTATTCCCATAGTGATTCTAAAACTGAGGGAAAACAACATAACATtgactgtttaaattttttttttttttcaacgtttatttatttttgggacagagagagacagagcatgaacgggggaggggcagagagagagggagacacagaatcggaaacaggctccaggctctgagccatcagcccagagcctgacgcggggctcgaactcatggaccgcgagatcgtgacctggctgaagtcggacgcttaaccgactgcgccacccaggcgcccctacattgaCTGTTTAAAGAGACctcttttgttaacttttttcttatgattaaaGTATCAATGTATATTACCACTTTCCTTGTGGAATAAATCCTAACAACAGTTAGTTTTACTGTTATTTCTTAaaagctaattttatttattgctaattttatttattttttaatgtttattttgagagagagtgcatgtgcacataaGCAGgagggttgggcagagagagaatcccaagcaggctccacatggtcagctcagagcccaaggcagggctcgatctcacaaaccatgagatcacgacctgagctgaaatcaagagtcagatgcttaactgactgagccacccaggcgccccagttcattgctaattttaattgtgtgtgtgctaatttaatataaattgtgtatatatgcatgcaaGCATATTATGTGtttagattaaaagaaaaaaaaactatagaagcTCAATTTTCATATGCTGGTGTTCTCTAATGAACAGACTCTTTTCTAGCTGctccttttaaatttctaattttgtttttattcaggaTCACGAATTTATCGTGTTTTTTCAGTCTCTAGCCTTTCTTTGGCATCACTGAACACAGGTGATAACGAGAGTGTGCATTCAGGCAAGAGGACACCAAGGTAAATCCATAATgtgaacatttttcatagaaagaaTATGTTCCCCACagttatgttatattttataattaatgaatCATAGCacaaatttttatagttttgctgaCTGGGACTATCTGTGTTTCCGTTAAAAGAAATTTACATATAAAGAGGTCTATTCATATTTGactgttttttatcttttagaattTTAGTTCCTGACATTGATAAGGTActttttataaactgtaaaacattgaCAGTAATTGCTGATATGGTTGTGATAAAATCAGTGTGCAGAAATAGTACATGTTTTATGTCAGTGCCAGCCTCTCTAGTTTATTTCCCATGCAATATAGTTTTTTCCCCTTAGAATATTTCCGAAGTAGGTTGCCTGACTTAGGAAAGATCTCTTTTGTATTACTGTCTCTGTCAGATATAGATTAGAAACTAAAGGTCATATCTTACTACGTTATACTATAATACCCATATATAAAGAGAGTGTTTGTAGTGACAGGCATCAGCGTTGAGTTTTAATCTTTGCATTACCATCCTAAGCCAGTAACTGCCAATTTTCATATGGAAAACACTCATCCTTTCCGTCAGCAAGGACTTATGAAGTGCCTGCTGTGTCCAGACACTTGGATGTATAGCTATGAGTAAGACAGTTACAGCATCTTTTGACTTGGAAGCTTCCAGGGTGATTTGGGTTGGCACTGTCACATATACCCTTCTGGCCCCCAAATGTTCTTCTTTTGTTtgagacaaaaaaatattttatttaccatttagaTCCGAGTCTGTAGAAGGCTTCTTGTCTCCAAGTCGTTGTGGCAGTCGAAATGGGGAAAAGGACTGGGAAAATGCATCAACAACTTCTTCAGTGGCTTCTGGAACAGAATACACGGGTTAGTGTCTGTCCATTTTTAGAGAGACATTTTACTTTAACACAGTCATGAGAATAAATACAGGCTATACTGCCGTTTCATGGGCTCATCTCTTGGTCTAGACATGGGAAAGTATGATCAAGAACACTGAGTGCAGATGGTCCCTTACAGGGAGTTCAGTTTCAATGATACAGTTGCACTTAGGGAGGTAGTGACTTGTCCCAGATGAATTGAGATcaatttctaaacaaaattagCAATAACATTTACACCTCATCCGTCTACTTCTTTAAAATGCTGGCCATTTCTGTGTTGTGGTTTGGGTCTGAAGAAGTTTGAGAGAGGTTCTATTCAGCAATACATAGGTCCTAAGTACCAAGAAAAGGCTAGAATCCACAAAGGCCTCTCTAACATCGGGATTTCAGGTATCTAGAGTTGTGCATCTTTAAAACATGTTGggcgggggggcacctggctggctcagtcagtacagcatgtgactcttgatctaggggttgtgagtttgagccccaagttgggcatagagcctactaaaaacaaaaagtattaagGGGCTCTAAAAGATACGAAGAATGCATTGGATCCAGGAGATCATCCAGCCTCACATATCTCTATCAGGTCCTCTCCCAGCCTTTGTTTGGGTAGGCGTTATTGAAGCAAAAGCAAGTTGAAGAACAGAATGTAGGTAAGATGCTTTTAAAGAAGTGCAGCAGGAGGGAAAACGAGAAGAAATGTGAGCAGCCGTTGAGATCTGAAGTGTTAAAGGCACAGAAGGACATGCAGGGGTGGAGCAGGGGGCAGTGGAGAGTGCCTCCATCTGCTGGTGACCCACTGGAAATGGAAGCCCCGTGAAGGTCTAAGGAGGCTAGAACTTGCCAACTTTCCACGTGTACTTCACTCTGTTACTTTCCCCCTCCCTATTCAGTGGCTTTTAATAGCCTCCTCCCGTGGCCTTTAATGCTTGGAATTGGACAGTATTTCCGTGGTTTTCCACTCTGCTTCTATGTTAGGTTCACTTAACAATCATGTTTACCAGGTTTGCTGTTCCAAACTTAGAGCTACAGAGTAGCAGCGATGTGCCCAACCAGCTCCTGCTGTAGGGCTAaactgttaaattttcaggaattatgCAAGCTGTAAAACCATTGGCAGCTTGATATTAGCCATGGTAGGAGTGATTTATATCCCAGAAATAGGTAAATGCTAatttccccccccaaaaaaactggTTTCTCAGCTCACTACTGAGCATAAGGcacagtccctgccttccagGATAGAGTTTAGTTAGTATGAAGCGAGGAGACTTCATAGTAGAAAGTTCCCTTCATAGTAGGAATGTTCcaggaaaatggcaaaaagtgCTTCTGTGCTTTCCAGACCAAGGAGTATCATTGGTTAAAGAAAGCAAATGCTTAAAAAACTAATAtatgtggaagaagaaaaagatgtagctttttcttgtctttttaaaaggtatatttGTTCATGGATCCATTCTGCTTGAAGTTCACCAGTAACCTTATCAAATCTGAGAAAGGTGACACAGACAGTGTGACAATCCTAGCGATGTCTAATTTGCAGCACTACTCTCCCAGAGCAGCTTTGGGAATATCCTCAAGATACATCCCTGTGTGGATAAGACTTTTCTAATGGAGTATACAGCCCGTCAGGAGAGGCCTTCAAACACAGAATTTGACTTCTTGTTATAGTGTTTCCTCAGTATAGAAACAATTGTATCACTTAAACATCG from Lynx canadensis isolate LIC74 chromosome F1, mLynCan4.pri.v2, whole genome shotgun sequence includes:
- the CAMSAP2 gene encoding calmodulin-regulated spectrin-associated protein 2 isoform X4 produces the protein MGDAADPREMRKTFIVPAIKPFDHYDFSRAKIACNLAWLVAKAFGTENVPEELREPFYTDQYDQEHIKPPVVNLLLSAELYCRAGSLILKSDAAKPLLGHDAVIQALAQKGLYVTDQEKLVTERDLHKKPIQMSAHLAMIDTLMMAYTVEMVSIEKVIACAQQYSAFFQATDLPYDIEDAVMYWINKVNEHLKDIMEQEQKLKEHHTVEAPGGQKSPSKWFWKLVPARYRKEQTLLKQLPCIPLVENLLKDGTDGCALAALIHFYCPGVVRLEDICLKETMSLADSLYNLQLIQEFCQEYLNQCCHFTLEDMLYAASSIKSNYLVFMAELFWWFEVVKPSFVQPRVVRPQGAEPMNDMPSVPVLNAAKTNIVDGSCSSDFTSSGEGAAFTHSHHHLPSRHSHPQAHSSASGGIRRSSSMSYVDGFIGTWPKEKRSSVHGVSFDISFDKENTVHRSTPNRGITRSISNEGLTLNNNRVSKNIRKNLSFKPVNGEEEAESIEEELNTDCHSDLKSYMPLNTNELNSNENIHYKLPNGALQNRVLLDEFGNQIETPSIEEALQIIHDTEKSPHTSQPDQIANGFFLHNQEMSILNSNIKLNQSSPDNITDTKGALSPITDNTEVDTGIHVPSEDIPETMDEDSSLRDYTVSLDSDMDDASKFLQDYDIRTCNPREALSPCPSTVSTKSQPGSSASSSSGVKMTSFAEQKFRKLNHTDGKSSGSSSQKTTPEGSELNIPHVVAWGQIPEETGLPQGRDTTQLLASEMVHLRMKLEEKRRAIEAQKKKMEAAFTKQRQKMGRTAFLTVVKKKGEGISPLREEAAGAEDEKVYTDRAKEKDLQKANGQRSKSLADIKESMENPQAKWLKSPTTPVDPEKQWNLASPSEETLNEGEILEYTKSIEKLNSSLHFLQQEMQRLSLQQEMLMQMREQQSWVISPPQPSPQKQIRDFKPSRQAGLSSTIAPFSSDSPRPTHPSPQSSNRKSTSFSVKNQRTPRPNELKITPLNRTLTPPRSVDSLPRLRRFSPSQVPIQTRSFVCFGDDGEPQLKESKPKEEVKKEELEPRGTLGEHVHNPEEKEIKPLESTVSEVLSQPITETVRLTPNEDQLNQPSEPPPKPVFPPAAPKNVNLIEVSLSDLKPPEKTDVSVEKYDGESDKEQFDDDQKVCCGFFFKDDQKAENDMAMKRAALLEKRLRREKETQLRKQQLEAEMEHKKEETRRKTEEERQKKEDERARREFIRQEYMRRKQLKLMEDMDTVIKPRPQIAKQKKQRPKSIHRDHIESPKTPIKGPPVSSLSLASLNTGDNESVHSGKRTPRSESVEGFLSPSRCGSRNGEKDWENASTTSSVASGTEYTGPKLYKEPSAKSNKHIIQNALAHCCLAGKVNEGQKKKILEEMEKSDANNFLILFRDSGCQFRSLYTYCPETEEINKLTGIGPKSITKKMIEGLYKYNSDRKQFSHIPAKTLSASVDAITIHSHLWQTKRPVTPKKLLPTKA
- the CAMSAP2 gene encoding calmodulin-regulated spectrin-associated protein 2 isoform X5, with the translated sequence MGDAADPREMRKTFIVPAIKPFDHYDFSRAKIACNLAWLVAKAFGTENVPEELREPFYTDQYDQEHIKPPVVNLLLSAELYCRAGSLILKSDAAKPLLGHDAVIQALAQKGLYVTDQEKLVTERDLHKKPIQMSAHLAMIDTLMMAYTVEMVSIEKVIACAQQYSAFFQATDLPYDIEDAVMYWINKVNEHLKDIMEQEQKLKEHHTVEAPGGQKARYRKEQTLLKQLPCIPLVENLLKDGTDGCALAALIHFYCPGVVRLEDICLKETMSLADSLYNLQLIQEFCQEYLNQCCHFTLEDMLYAASSIKSNYLVFMAELFWWFEVVKPSFVQPRVVRPQGGTEPMNDMPSVPVLNAAKTNIVDGSCSSDFTSSGEGAAFTHSHHHLPSRHSHPQAHSSASGGIRRSSSMSYVDGFIGTWPKEKRSSVHGVSFDISFDKENTVHRSTPNRGITRSISNEGLTLNNNRVSKNIRKNLSFKPVNGEEEAESIEEELNTDCHSDLKSYMPLNTNELNSNENIHYKLPNGALQNRVLLDEFGNQIETPSIEEALQIIHDTEKSPHTSQPDQIANGFFLHNQEMSILNSNIKLNQSSPDNITDTKGALSPITDNTEVDTGIHVPSEDIPETMDEDSSLRDYTVSLDSDMDDASKFLQDYDIRTCNPREALSPCPSTVSTKSQPGSSASSSSGVKMTSFAEQKFRKLNHTDGKSSGSSSQKTTPEGSELNIPHVVAWGQIPEETGLPQGRDTTQLLASEMVHLRMKLEEKRRAIEAQKKKMEAAFTKQRQKMGRTAFLTVVKKKGEGISPLREEAAGAEDEKVYTDRAKEKDLQKANGQRSKSLADIKESMENPQAKWLKSPTTPVDPEKQWNLASPSEETLNEGEILEYTKSIEKLNSSLHFLQQEMQRLSLQQEMLMQMREQQSWVISPPQPSPQKQIRDFKPSRQAGLSSTIAPFSSDSPRPTHPSPQSSNRKSTSFSVKNQRTPRPNELKITPLNRTLTPPRSVDSLPRLRRFSPSQVPIQTRSFVCFGDDGEPQLKESKPKEEVKKEELEPRGTLGEHVHNPEEKEIKPLESTVSEVLSQPITETVRLTPNEDQLNQPSEPPPKPVFPPAAPKNVNLIEVSLSDLKPPEKTDVSVEKYDGESDKEQFDDDQKVCCGFFFKDDQKAENDMAMKRAALLEKRLRREKETQLRKQQLEAEMEHKKEETRRKTEEERQKKEDERARREFIRQEYMRRKQLKLMEDMDTVIKPRPQIAKQKKQRPKSIHRDHIESPKTPIKGPPGSRIYRVFSVSSLSLASLNTGDNESVHSGKRTPRSESVEGFLSPSRCGSRNGEKDWENASTTSSVASGTEYTGPKLYKEPSAKSNKHIIQNALAHCCLAGKVNEGQKKKILEEMEKSDANNFLILFRDSGCQFRSLYTYCPETEEINKLTGIGPKSITKKMIEGLYKYNSDRKQFSHIPAKTLSASVDAITIHSHLWQTKRPVTPKKLLPTKA